The sequence GGCCCAGCTGACCGAATGCCCGTCGTTCACCAGCGTTGCGGACGGCGAGGCGGGCGTGGTGTCGGAGGTGACGGTTGAGCTGCGTCCCCCACCGCCCGTGGACGCCGACGACAGCTACGCCGTCGATCAGACCGTGACGCCGCAGTCAGGAGGCGCGCAGAACTCTCGGACGCTGACGCTCGTCGCGCTCGTCGGGGACGTCCAGGTGACGGGGTCGTGGCAGCAGCGAGGGTCTTCTGATGACTCACCCGACACCCAGGCGCTGGACACGCTGTTCAGCGACGCTGTGCTCAAGGTGCGTCGGGAGATTCCGCGCTAGCCGACTCATACCCAGTCGCGCATTCATCCACAGCCGCGGGGGCGGAAGCCGGTCGGCGGGCCATCAGGTCGGCAGGCGCGACGACTGTCGGGGCATGACGACATCGCAATCCGACTTCCAACTCAACCGACCCGGCGCGCTGATCGCGGCGCTGCCCGCTGTACTGGGCTTCGTGCCCGAGAAATCACTCGTGCTGGTGACTGTCGACCGTGGCGAGTTGGGCTGCGTTATGCGCGTTGATCTTTCGCCTGAGCTCTTGGGCTCCGTCGAACATCTGGCCGAGGTTGCGGCCGCGGCGTGTCCGGACGCGGCGATCGCGGTCGTCGTCGACGCCGAGGGTGCGGCCTGCCGGTTGTGCAACGACGAGTACCTGGCTCTGAGCAAGGAGTTGTCCGATCATCTGGCCGGTCACGCGATCGAACTGATCGACTTTCACGTCGTGGACACCGTCGGCCCGCACGGCCGTTGGCACAGCGCGGGCGGCGGTTGGGGCACCGTCGACGATCCCGCTGCGTCGCCGCTGGCGATGGCAGCGGTGCTGGACGGTCGACGGCTCTACGCCCGCCGCGAAGACCTGCAGGCCGTGATCACGATCGCCGACGCTGTGGCGAGCGAGGCACTGGGCGAGATGATCCGTGGTCAGGACGCCCTCGGCACGGACGCGAAGCGCGACGTCAGGGACGCGATGGCAGCGGGGGAGCGGGTCGCAGCGGGAGAAAGGCTGTCGCACGCGCTGACGGTCAGGCTGGCCCGCGCGCTCACCGATCCACAGGTCCGCGATGTGTTCTACGCGCTTGCGGTGGGAGACGCGGCTGCCCATGCCGAGGCGCTGTGGGCGGCGTTGGCCAGGACGCTTCCCGAGCCGTGGCGCGTCGAGGCCCTGGTGTTGTTGGCGTTCTCCGCCTATGCCCGCGGGGACGGGCCGTTGGCGGGGGTATCGCTGGAGGCGGCGCTTCGTTGCGATGCCGAGCACCGGATGGCGGGCATGCTGGACACCGCGCTGCAGTCGGGGATGCGGCCAGAACAGATCCGCGAACTCGCCGCGACGGGGTACCGTCTCGCAAAGCGTCTGGGTATCACATTGCCGCAGCCGCGGGATTTCGGCCGGCGGGCCGGTTGATCGTGTTGCGGCGCAGGCCTTTAGACCTTCTCGACTTTCACGGCGTGTGCCATCTCGTGGGGCAGTTCGACTTGCTCGTGCCCAGGGATGACGATCATGACGCCACCGTTGGGACCCGGTTCCACCGTCACGCGCGCGTTGGGAACCACGCCGGCGTCTTTGAGGCGAGCGATGAGGTTGACGTCACCCTGGACATGCTCGGTCAGTTGACGCACCACCACAGCCACCGGAAAGCCGGCAGGCAGCTCGGTCAGCCGCACCAGGCTGCGGTCCTCGGCGCCGAACGTATCGCCGACGCCCAACTCCGAAAGGCCGGGAATGGGGTTGCCGAACGGGGACACGGTCGGATTGTCGAGTACCTGTACCAGCCGGCGTTCGACGTCCTCGCTCATCACGTGCTCCCACCGGCAGGCCTCGGCGTGGACTTCCTCCCACGGCAGCCCGATGACGTCGACCAGCAGCCGTTCGGCGAGCCGGTGCTTGCGCATGACGGCGACGGCCAGCCCGCGGCCCTTGTCGGTCAGCTCCAGGTGCCGGTCGCCCGCGACGTGCAGCAGGCCGTCGCGCTCCATCCGCGAGACGGTCTGGCTCACGGTGGGGCCGCTCTGCTCGAGACGCTCGGCGATGCGCGCACGCAGCGGCACTACGCCCTCTTCTTCGAGGTCATAGATGGTGCGCAAGTACATCTCGGTGGTATCGACCAAATCGTTCATTGGCAGCCCTTCGTCACGGCTGAGTCTACCGGCCTAGCTGCGCGGATAAGTGTTCTCCGTCGCGGGCGTGTAACAGAAAGACCCGCCGGCTTTCACCGGCGGGCCTTTCTGGAGGGGGTCGTCAGCTGGCGTAGGAGCGCAACCGGTCGGCGCGTTCGCCGTTGCGCAGTTTGGCCATCACTTCGCGCTCGATCTGGCGCACACGCTCCCGGGACAGCCCGAAGAGCTTGCCGATCTGGTCGAGCGTGCGGGGCTGGCCGTCGTCCAGGCCGAACCGCAGGCGGATGACCTGCTGCTCGCGCTCGTCGAGCGTGGCGAGCACGTGGCGGATGTCGGTGTGCAGCAGCTCGGAGATGACGGCGTTTTCGGCCGACATCGCCTCGGCGTCTTCGATGAAGTCGCCCAGCGGGGCCTCTTCGTCGCTGCCGACGGGCATGTCCAGGCTCACGGGGTCACGGCTGTGCTCGAGCAGATCGTTGATCTTCTCGACCGGAATGCCCGACTCCTCTGACAGTTCCTCGTCGGTGGCCTCGCGGCCGAGATTCTGGTGCATTTCGCGCTTGATCCGGGCGAGCTTGTTGACCTGCTCGACGAGATGGACGGGCAGCCGGATGGTGCGGCTCTGGTCGGCCATGCCGCGGGTGATCGCTTGACGGATCCACCACGTGGCGTAGGTGGAGAACTTGAATCCCTTGGTGTAGTCGAACTTCTCCATCGCGCGGATCAGGCCGAGGTTGCCTTCCTGGATGAGGTCGAGCAGCGGCATGCCACGGCCGGTGTAGCGCTTCGCCAACGACACCACAAGGCGCAGGTTGGCCTCGAGCAGGTGGCTGCGGGCCGCCTGGCCGTCGCGGACGATGGCCGCGAGATCGCGTTTGCGGCTCTCGCCGAGGCGTTTACGGGTCGCCAGCAGATGCTGCGCGTAAAGGCCTGCCTCGATGCGCTTTGCCAACTCGACCTCGTCTGCTGCGTTCAGCAAAGCCGTTTTGCCAATGCCGTTCAGGTACACGCGCACGAGATCAGCGGCTGGACTCTGAGCGTCCAGATCGTGGTCAATGCGGCTTAACGTGGCATTAGCCATCAGGGCCTCCTGCTCGGCTCGAACTGTCAAGTACTTCAACGCCCAATAGGTACGAAGAGTTCCCAAGAACCGGCGGGTTCACACGTGTTGATCAGCGGTTTTGGCGCGATGGCCTGAGAATCGTCTGAGAATACGACTAGAGCTCGCTCAGGAAGGAACGTCGCCCGTCGGGTCGCCGCCGTCGTGTTGCGGTGCCCCCGGCGGTCGCTGCTCCAGCGACGGCCGTTCGGCGGTGGGGAACAACGGGATACGGCGCGCTTCGTAGCGCCGGGGCTCCTCGGCGCGGCGGGGCGGCCGGTCGTTGGCGATGAGTACAGCGATCCACGGCAACGGAATCGACGCTACGAGGATGGCCAACGAGATGAGCCCGTTGTGCCAGATGCCATAGGCGCCCGCGGCGAGGATCAGCGCCGGAATGCGGAACGCCATGATCGTCAGGTACTTGCGCACGCGCGCACGGTGCTGCTCCTCGTAAGCGGGGGCTGCGCGGGTGATGAGTACCGGTCGACCGTCGTCGTCGAAACCCAGCTCTTGGCCGTGTTTCATATGTCCACTGTTCCACAGGTTCGGGTCGACGAACCGATCGGTTTCTTACCGATGTATTGCCAGGCACAATGAACGCATGGAAACCCAGACGATCGAGCGCACCGACACCGACGAACGGGTCGACGACGGGACCGACAGCGACACCCCGAAGTACTTTCATTACGTCAAGAAGAACAAGATCGCCGAAAGCGCGGTCATGGGTTCGCACGTGGTCGCACTCTGCGGCGAGGTGTTCCCGGTCACCAAGGCTGCCAAGCCCGGATCGCCGGTGTGCCCGGACTGCAAGCGAATCTACGAGCAGCTCAAGAAGTAGCGACGTCGCCTTTCTGCGCCGCAGCCGAGGATGCGTCTGCCGTTGCCGAGCCGCCGTTGACGGACTCCAGCGACTCGGAGGCCTTCGCCCCGAGCCAGAACCGCAATCGTTTGGCGTGGGTGTCGGGAGCGGGCCACTCCTCCTGGACCGCAGCATTCAGTTCGGCGCCGATCATGATCGCGAAGCCGAGGAAGAACGCGAACAGGAGAAAGGCGATCGGCGTCGCCAGCGCGCCGTAGGTGTAACCGGTACTGGTGATGTAGGTCAGATAGACCCGCAATCCGATGGTGGTTATCAGGAAGACCAGCGTGGCAAGGACGGCTCCGAGCACGAGCCGATGCGACGGGAGAGCCTTTGGCAGGGACACCCGATACAGGAAGGTCACCGACACGAGCAGCCCGAGGATGAGCGCCGGGTAGTAGCCGTACTGCAGGACGTTGTCCCAACTCTGCGGGATGTGCTCGCCGATCTTCAGCGGGCCCAGTGCGACGAACGGTGCGGTGGCGATCGCCATCACCAGCATCGCCACGTAGAGCCCGAGTGCGAAGAAGCGTTGGCGCACCGGATGTCGCAACGGAGTCTGGTCGTGTGCCTCGGTGATCGAGTCGACGAAGGCGGACACTGCCGAGGAGCCGGCCCACAGGGAGATGACGAAGCCGAGTGACACCACCTCGCCGCGGGCGCCCTTGACGATGTCGCGGACGGTGGGCTCGATGATTTCGCTGACCACGTTCTGCGAGAAGAACCTGCTCGCGGTGTTGATCAGCTGCTCTTGGATCACCGGCAGCGTCTCGGGTCCGAACAAGGGCGCGATGTAGGCCAGGCTCCCGAGCATCCCGAGTAGGAGCGGCGGCAGCGAAAGCGCACACCAGAACGCGGCCTGCGCGGACTCCGAGAAGATCGAGTCGTCCCAGCTTTTGGACAGCGTCCGTTTGGTGATGTGCCAGATATGGTGTCTGGACGGCTTCACCGGAGGCTGGTCAGTCATGACCAGACCAGCATTCCTGACGGAGTGCCGGTGTGCGCAGCCGGGACGGGCTGGTGGAGTCAGGCGTCGACCGAGTCCGCCGAGTTCACTTCGAGGATGGCAGCCAACTCGATCAGCTTGGCTTCGTGCTCGTTAGCGTGGTGCTGACAAAACAGAAGTTCTGCGCCCGACGGCAGCTTTGCTCGCACGCGAGCAGCGGCGCCGCAACGGTCGCAGCGATCAGCCCGGGTCAGTTCGGGACTGGTCAGAGTTGCGTTCATGGCTCCTCCGTCTCTGCTCGTGGTGCCACCGTTAATACCCGGTTTCACGCATGTCCACTCTCTCAGACGTATGAGGATTCAGCGTTGTTCCCGAGTCGTACACGGGTGTGTCGTTTTTCACGCTCAGCGAAGTTGCGGGGAAGGCAGGCTGAAGAGATGCTCGTGCACATCTGTGCCGCTGACGAGTGGCAAGCCGCCGAGGGTCGCGGTGAGCACCGTCCCGGCTCGCTCGAAGCCGTCGGCTTCGTGCATCTTTCGGCTCGTGAGCAGGTACATCTACCGGCGAACCGGCTGTACGCCGGCCGCATGGATCTGCTCCTGCTGCACGTCGACCCGGCCCGGTTGACCGCACCGCTCCGGTGGGAGCCGGGCGTGCCGTCGGACCCGGAGTCGATGCTCTTTCCGCATCTGTACGGCGCGCTGCCGGTCGCGGCTGTGACAAGCGTCACGCCGTATCAGCCGGGACCGGACGGTTCGTTCCCACCGCTGACGTAGGCGTCGGCCTCGATCTCCACCATCAGTTCGG is a genomic window of Mycobacterium sp. ITM-2016-00318 containing:
- a CDS encoding DUF4192 domain-containing protein, which gives rise to MTTSQSDFQLNRPGALIAALPAVLGFVPEKSLVLVTVDRGELGCVMRVDLSPELLGSVEHLAEVAAAACPDAAIAVVVDAEGAACRLCNDEYLALSKELSDHLAGHAIELIDFHVVDTVGPHGRWHSAGGGWGTVDDPAASPLAMAAVLDGRRLYARREDLQAVITIADAVASEALGEMIRGQDALGTDAKRDVRDAMAAGERVAAGERLSHALTVRLARALTDPQVRDVFYALAVGDAAAHAEALWAALARTLPEPWRVEALVLLAFSAYARGDGPLAGVSLEAALRCDAEHRMAGMLDTALQSGMRPEQIRELAATGYRLAKRLGITLPQPRDFGRRAG
- a CDS encoding metal-dependent transcriptional regulator, yielding MNDLVDTTEMYLRTIYDLEEEGVVPLRARIAERLEQSGPTVSQTVSRMERDGLLHVAGDRHLELTDKGRGLAVAVMRKHRLAERLLVDVIGLPWEEVHAEACRWEHVMSEDVERRLVQVLDNPTVSPFGNPIPGLSELGVGDTFGAEDRSLVRLTELPAGFPVAVVVRQLTEHVQGDVNLIARLKDAGVVPNARVTVEPGPNGGVMIVIPGHEQVELPHEMAHAVKVEKV
- a CDS encoding sigma-70 family RNA polymerase sigma factor, coding for MMANATLSRIDHDLDAQSPAADLVRVYLNGIGKTALLNAADEVELAKRIEAGLYAQHLLATRKRLGESRKRDLAAIVRDGQAARSHLLEANLRLVVSLAKRYTGRGMPLLDLIQEGNLGLIRAMEKFDYTKGFKFSTYATWWIRQAITRGMADQSRTIRLPVHLVEQVNKLARIKREMHQNLGREATDEELSEESGIPVEKINDLLEHSRDPVSLDMPVGSDEEAPLGDFIEDAEAMSAENAVISELLHTDIRHVLATLDEREQQVIRLRFGLDDGQPRTLDQIGKLFGLSRERVRQIEREVMAKLRNGERADRLRSYAS
- a CDS encoding DUF3099 domain-containing protein — its product is MWNSGHMKHGQELGFDDDGRPVLITRAAPAYEEQHRARVRKYLTIMAFRIPALILAAGAYGIWHNGLISLAILVASIPLPWIAVLIANDRPPRRAEEPRRYEARRIPLFPTAERPSLEQRPPGAPQHDGGDPTGDVPS
- a CDS encoding DUF3039 domain-containing protein, which translates into the protein METQTIERTDTDERVDDGTDSDTPKYFHYVKKNKIAESAVMGSHVVALCGEVFPVTKAAKPGSPVCPDCKRIYEQLKK
- a CDS encoding YihY/virulence factor BrkB family protein, whose amino-acid sequence is MTDQPPVKPSRHHIWHITKRTLSKSWDDSIFSESAQAAFWCALSLPPLLLGMLGSLAYIAPLFGPETLPVIQEQLINTASRFFSQNVVSEIIEPTVRDIVKGARGEVVSLGFVISLWAGSSAVSAFVDSITEAHDQTPLRHPVRQRFFALGLYVAMLVMAIATAPFVALGPLKIGEHIPQSWDNVLQYGYYPALILGLLVSVTFLYRVSLPKALPSHRLVLGAVLATLVFLITTIGLRVYLTYITSTGYTYGALATPIAFLLFAFFLGFAIMIGAELNAAVQEEWPAPDTHAKRLRFWLGAKASESLESVNGGSATADASSAAAQKGDVATS
- a CDS encoding DUF952 domain-containing protein is translated as MLVHICAADEWQAAEGRGEHRPGSLEAVGFVHLSAREQVHLPANRLYAGRMDLLLLHVDPARLTAPLRWEPGVPSDPESMLFPHLYGALPVAAVTSVTPYQPGPDGSFPPLT